The genomic region TCCAGCAGTTCTCCGGACATTCCCGCGGCTTCGTTACCGAGCGCCAACGCCAGCTTCTGCTGATGACAGAGAACTGACGGGTCTGGTGTGCCGCCAATATCGGTGGCCACCAGAAAGTAGCCGGCGTTCCTCAGAGTCCGGGTGAGGTCAAGATAGCCTCCGGTCCTCCTCAGCCAGACGGATAATACCGTGCCCGCAGTTGCCTGAACGCATTTGGGCGCCAGCGGGTCAGCGCACTTTTCGGTCATAATGACTCCGGAAAAATCGAAGGCGGCTGCCGTACGGATAAGAGTACCCATGTTGCCCGGATCCTGGATATCCTCCAGGATTAGAACCTTATTGCCGGGGTTATCAGGTAGAGAGTCAGAATAGACCTCTAGCGGCAGCTTCACAACGGCCAGAATTCCCTGCGGCGTTCTGGTCTGACAGATGGAGAGGAACTGGCTCTCCGTAAGCTGTCTCACCGCATAATCCCGGTAGAGAGAAAGTGGCTCTTCGATGGAGAGAATCTCCATTATCTCCCCGGGCTGACCGGCCATTATCTGGCGGATAGCCCTATCACCTTCGACGATAAAAGCCCCGGCTTCAAGACGGCCCTTCCTGGTCGCCAGCTTTCGGTACCATTTGACTGACCTCACAGGAGTGGACATGGCGCTATCACCATCTTTGAGCTGATATTTAAGCTATCAATAACCACCGAAATCACAGATTATTTTACGCTCGTCTATATTTATTACTCAAAACCGTTTTGCGTATCCCTTTCTCTATTTCAATAATGATAAATCCCGGGAGCAGAGATAAGAGCACCCACGGCCACCAGGCGAGGGGAAATGAGGTCGTCTTAAATACAACCTGCAGAAATGGTACATAGATGATAGCTAACAATGTAAGAACGCTTACAGTAATACCAGCTAAGATTAGTTTGTTGGAAAATGGGTTCAAAGTAAAAGCTGAATCAGAAACAGAGCGAGCTGTTAAGAGATACCCCAGATGCAACAGGATAATCGAAGCTAAAGTTGCAGTCTGTGCTTGATTAATTACATTGGTGGTCTCCGGGTCAATAGCGTTTTGTCCGAATATCCAGTATACCGTGAAACCAGTTGCCGCCAGTACCAGTGAAACTAACCCCACCCTGATAAAGAACAGCCGGTTGGCAATTTTTTCTTTCGGATTGCGCGGTTTACCGCGGAGCAGTCCTCTTTCTTTCGGTTCGAATAATA from Dehalococcoidales bacterium harbors:
- a CDS encoding RNA methyltransferase, yielding MSTPVRSVKWYRKLATRKGRLEAGAFIVEGDRAIRQIMAGQPGEIMEILSIEEPLSLYRDYAVRQLTESQFLSICQTRTPQGILAVVKLPLEVYSDSLPDNPGNKVLILEDIQDPGNMGTLIRTAAAFDFSGVIMTEKCADPLAPKCVQATAGTVLSVWLRRTGGYLDLTRTLRNAGYFLVATDIGGTPDPSVLCHQQKLALALGNEAAGMSGELLEIADYRLRIPISQDVESLNVAACGAICMYLSSKTL